From the Larimichthys crocea isolate SSNF unplaced genomic scaffold, L_crocea_2.0 scaffold626, whole genome shotgun sequence genome, the window TCATCAGATTTACATTGTAATATTGTTTTCTATGATTGATTGCGCTTTAATTGTGATTGTGTTTAATCGCCGCCTATGTGGCtctggaaatgtttgtttgatttctccTGGACCTGGTAGAACTGGTCCCGGAGGTGGACGTCATACGGGCCCAGTTCAGCGGAGGAGCTTTGGCTGATGGAGCAGTAACGGAGGCCGTAGTGACAGCTTCGGTAGTCCACCGAGTCCTCGTGTTTGAGGGTGAAAATCCCGTTGAAGTTGATAGGTGGACTGAGGGTTACTGCGTCCAGAGGGCTGGAGCAGTCTGGAGAAGGACTGTCATAGGGTGCCTTGTAAGGGCCACAGAAGGAGCCAGAGGGTCGCAAGGGCCTGCCGCTGTCCGCTGAGCTCGAGCCCACTCCCTCGGGTCCGTGGTGATACTGATAGGCTGGGTAGAGGGAGAAAGACTCCTCTCCTGGCTCCGACATGAAGCTGCGGACGTTGAGCTGCAGACAGCTGGCCACCAGGTTAGTGGTGGGCTGAGAGAGACCCTTGCACAGAGTCTGAACGAACGTGAGGAGGTCCGGTCTTTTCCCGGTCCTCAGGATCTCACTGAGGGCCCAGATGTAGTTCTTGGCCAGGCGGAGGGTCTCTATTTTGGACAGCTTCTGCGTCTTGGAGTAGCAGGGAACCACTTTTCTCAGGCTGTCCAGCGCGTTGTTCAGACCGTGCATCCGGTTCCGTTCACGCGCATTGGCCTCAATGCGCCGAAGTCGAACCCGGTCCAGCCGAGCCTGGCTCAGCTTCTTTTTATGAGGGCCCCTTATTTTCAGACCTCCCGCTtgttcctcctcgtcctcctcttcctcgccatccctctcctcatcctccctctcgGACTCCTCCGGGGCTCTGCCGGGCTCTGTCTTCACTGATTGGACTAATTGGTTGGAAGCCCAGCTGGTCCTGAAGGGACTGCTGCTCCGGGTGGGGGGCGGCTCGTCAAATGGC encodes:
- the LOC104940014 gene encoding neurogenic differentiation factor 6-A, which translates into the protein MLTLPFDEPPPTRSSSPFRTSWASNQLVQSVKTEPGRAPEESEREDEERDGEEEEDEEEQAGGLKIRGPHKKKLSQARLDRVRLRRIEANARERNRMHGLNNALDSLRKVVPCYSKTQKLSKIETLRLAKNYIWALSEILRTGKRPDLLTFVQTLCKGLSQPTTNLVASCLQLNVRSFMSEPGEESFSLYPAYQYHHGPEGVGSSSADSGRPLRPSGSFCGPYKAPYDSPSPDCSSPLDAVTLSPPINFNGIFTLKHEDSVDYRSCHYGLRYCSISQSSSAELGPYDVHLRDQFYQVQEKSNKHFQSHIGGD